One window from the genome of Chloroflexota bacterium encodes:
- a CDS encoding AAA family ATPase: protein MTHLLTHLRRALPDPNLLLIANDRVALDAGRVWCDIVAFRQSAESGTAEGLRYAVDLYRGAFLAGFSLPGSPEYEAWAAQEQRACEGLYLRTLATLVDERTSGGDLNAAILYAKRYLETDDLAEDIHRRLMELYAATGDRHAALRQFERCIAVLERELNVAPLPETREVYQAILAGQPPRHAPKRRMMALPRMDTPMLGRQDAMRRLEEAHRRASLGPGQVILISGEAGVGKSRLLHEFASRLSKRARVLIGFGHPETRTMPYHPIIQALRALFAPEPEASDAEAEPDSPTRGRPHGVSPVWLTEISRLLPELRGLYPDLPSPLPAQPEEARSRLFDALCKVMRDLAPLALCLDDLHHADSTTLDWLAHLGRQLGSSYLLVVGVYRSEEADVVSGLRHSLALTGALQELQLEGLDEEVVLKLFRHLAGTIPGDEVFARRLWKITGGNPFFVLETIRSLMQTGRMREALADADNLPLPETVVQAVDDRLRRLSPVARQVLQAAAIAGDTLSLDLVRLTAGRPELETMDGLDELVAQQLLVESRGAPQARPYRFHHELVRRVVYAGLAPTRRQLLHRRAGRALEQLEPTAAAALAHHFEAGGEFTKALQYHGLAARQAADMFAWNETEEHQTRMLALLDYLDPDRTRPESLAQRGRVLADRAHLRYVSGRLDERDADVQALAGLAEASGDSDLCLLATLHRTRYLNLAGQYVEAIGQAQATLQHIAPVPVPAPEPARSMLCQILVEIGFAHYLLGQPRQGLAALESALAIAGEKAGPEIRGPIAHNLGYIYLHTGDYAQALAYQQEAEACHRAAGDYNGVAWALLDMGLLHLKLGHSLEAQRWLSESLALARRIGARPAEAYARTYTAYWELHQGFYAIAAEHLRECVPLHLEMHQAHGAAAAEIGLGLALHHLGSNAEARRVLQSAVQRARAVSHRRRLAEALIALGLVEMEGEEKHTAQGLLAEAIDIARESECREHLAAGFAAQARAERHADNLVGALACAREAIRLAGEGSLPVGRMWGETEAGLALLAQGEAAAALEHTEQAVALAHLAHEAWIGSEEVYRAHARVLHTLGRGAEAHAYIQKADAVIRDKAHRIPNPQRRQAYLRFVNREA from the coding sequence TTGACCCATCTCCTCACTCACCTCCGCCGCGCCCTGCCCGATCCCAATCTGCTGCTCATCGCCAATGACCGCGTGGCGTTGGACGCAGGGCGGGTCTGGTGCGACATAGTAGCCTTTCGCCAAAGCGCAGAGAGTGGGACCGCTGAGGGACTCCGCTATGCGGTTGACCTCTACCGCGGGGCCTTCCTGGCGGGTTTCTCCCTGCCGGGTAGCCCCGAATACGAAGCGTGGGCAGCCCAGGAGCAGCGGGCGTGCGAGGGCCTGTACCTGCGGACGCTGGCGACCCTGGTTGACGAGAGAACATCTGGCGGAGACCTGAACGCCGCCATCCTGTACGCGAAACGATACCTGGAGACCGACGACCTCGCCGAGGACATCCACCGTCGCCTGATGGAACTCTACGCGGCCACCGGCGACCGACACGCCGCCCTGCGCCAGTTTGAACGCTGCATCGCCGTCCTGGAGCGCGAACTGAACGTTGCGCCGCTGCCGGAGACGCGCGAGGTCTACCAGGCTATCCTAGCCGGACAGCCGCCGCGCCACGCGCCCAAGCGCAGGATGATGGCGCTGCCCAGGATGGACACGCCGATGCTCGGGCGGCAAGACGCGATGCGCCGCCTGGAGGAAGCACACCGTCGCGCTTCCCTGGGCCCCGGTCAGGTGATCCTCATCTCCGGCGAGGCGGGCGTGGGAAAATCGCGCCTGCTGCACGAGTTCGCCTCCCGCCTGTCCAAACGGGCGCGCGTGCTCATCGGTTTCGGACACCCCGAGACGCGCACCATGCCCTATCACCCCATCATCCAAGCCCTGCGCGCGCTGTTCGCCCCGGAGCCGGAAGCGTCGGACGCCGAGGCCGAGCCGGACTCGCCCACCCGTGGGCGTCCGCACGGCGTAAGCCCCGTCTGGCTCACTGAAATCTCGCGCCTTCTGCCGGAACTGCGCGGCCTCTACCCCGACCTGCCGTCGCCGCTGCCCGCGCAACCGGAAGAGGCGCGCAGCCGCCTCTTTGACGCCCTCTGCAAGGTCATGCGGGACCTGGCCCCCCTTGCCCTATGCCTGGACGACCTGCACCATGCCGACAGCACGACCCTGGACTGGCTGGCACACTTAGGCCGGCAACTCGGCAGCAGTTACCTACTGGTCGTCGGCGTCTACCGAAGCGAGGAGGCCGATGTTGTGAGCGGGCTGCGCCACAGCCTGGCGCTCACAGGCGCGCTACAGGAACTGCAACTAGAGGGCCTGGACGAGGAAGTGGTGCTCAAACTCTTTCGGCATCTGGCCGGGACAATTCCCGGCGACGAGGTGTTTGCCCGTCGCCTGTGGAAGATTACGGGAGGCAACCCGTTCTTCGTCTTGGAAACGATCCGATCCCTGATGCAGACCGGGCGAATGCGCGAAGCCCTGGCCGATGCAGACAACCTTCCATTGCCCGAGACCGTTGTGCAGGCGGTGGACGACCGGCTTCGGCGATTGAGCCCAGTGGCGAGGCAGGTGCTACAGGCCGCGGCGATTGCCGGCGACACGCTTAGCCTGGACCTGGTGCGCCTGACGGCAGGCCGCCCCGAACTTGAGACTATGGACGGCCTGGATGAATTGGTAGCGCAGCAACTCCTGGTGGAAAGTCGCGGCGCGCCACAAGCGCGTCCCTATCGCTTCCACCACGAATTGGTGCGGCGGGTCGTGTACGCCGGTCTCGCCCCGACCCGGCGCCAACTCCTGCACCGTCGCGCAGGCCGCGCCCTGGAGCAACTGGAGCCCACTGCCGCGGCTGCGCTGGCGCACCACTTTGAGGCCGGCGGCGAGTTCACGAAGGCGCTGCAGTACCATGGCCTTGCAGCCCGGCAGGCCGCGGACATGTTCGCCTGGAACGAGACCGAGGAGCACCAGACCCGAATGTTGGCGCTGCTGGACTATCTTGACCCGGACCGCACCCGGCCCGAATCCTTGGCCCAGCGCGGGCGGGTGCTAGCAGACCGCGCTCACCTGCGGTACGTGAGCGGTCGGCTGGACGAGCGCGACGCCGACGTACAGGCGTTGGCCGGCCTCGCGGAAGCCAGCGGCGACAGCGATCTCTGCCTACTCGCCACACTCCACCGCACACGCTACCTGAATCTGGCCGGACAGTATGTGGAAGCGATCGGCCAGGCGCAAGCAACCCTGCAGCACATCGCCCCCGTGCCCGTCCCGGCTCCCGAGCCCGCAAGGTCCATGCTGTGCCAGATTCTCGTTGAGATCGGATTCGCCCACTACCTTCTGGGCCAGCCCAGGCAAGGGCTTGCCGCCCTGGAGTCCGCACTCGCCATCGCGGGCGAGAAGGCCGGCCCCGAAATCCGCGGGCCCATTGCCCACAACCTCGGCTACATCTACCTCCATACAGGAGACTACGCCCAGGCGCTGGCCTACCAACAAGAGGCAGAAGCCTGCCACAGGGCAGCAGGGGACTACAACGGTGTGGCATGGGCGTTGCTGGACATGGGCCTGCTGCACTTGAAACTGGGGCATTCCTTGGAGGCGCAGCGCTGGCTGAGCGAAAGTCTTGCCCTGGCCCGGCGCATTGGGGCGCGCCCTGCGGAGGCCTATGCCCGCACATACACCGCATACTGGGAACTGCACCAGGGGTTCTATGCCATTGCTGCCGAGCACCTCCGCGAGTGCGTACCCCTGCACCTGGAAATGCACCAGGCGCACGGCGCGGCCGCCGCGGAGATCGGCCTGGGGCTCGCGCTGCACCACCTGGGCAGTAATGCCGAAGCGCGCCGCGTACTCCAAAGCGCGGTGCAGCGGGCCCGCGCCGTTTCGCATCGGCGCAGGTTGGCCGAGGCGCTGATCGCCCTCGGGCTTGTAGAAATGGAAGGCGAGGAGAAGCACACGGCCCAGGGCCTTTTGGCCGAGGCCATAGACATCGCGAGGGAAAGCGAGTGCCGCGAGCACCTGGCGGCAGGGTTCGCTGCCCAGGCCCGTGCCGAGCGCCATGCGGACAATCTGGTTGGCGCTCTGGCGTGCGCGCGCGAGGCCATCCGCCTGGCTGGCGAAGGGTCGCTGCCCGTCGGCAGGATGTGGGGCGAGACCGAGGCCGGCCTGGCCCTGCTGGCCCAGGGCGAAGCGGCGGCCGCCCTGGAGCACACCGAGCAAGCCGTGGCCCTGGCCCACCTCGCCCACGAGGCCTGGATCGGGAGCGAAGAGGTCTATCGCGCCCATGCCCGGGTTCTGCACACCCTGGGCCGGGGCGCGGAAGCCCATGCCTATATCCAAAAGGCCGACGCCGTCATCCGAGACAAAGCCCATCGCATCCCGAATCCCCAGCGGCGCCAGGCCTACCTCCGCTTTGTGAACCGTGAGGCGTAG
- a CDS encoding molybdenum cofactor guanylyltransferase has protein sequence MPDVSCAVLAGGASSRFGRDKALVQLGGQTLIQRVVERLGRVSDDVLIVGNRLERFADMDVRLVEDLVKGAGALGGVYTAVQACRHPRVLCVACDMPFLDLNLIRYMFLISAGYDVVMPYVRGEAEPLHAIYSKTCVAAIKAALDAGERRIISFLGQVRVRDVREDEIRILDPDLRSFFNLNVPADLTRMEAILEEQKTEA, from the coding sequence ATGCCAGATGTGTCGTGCGCTGTCCTTGCTGGCGGCGCAAGTTCCCGCTTCGGCAGGGACAAGGCGCTGGTACAACTGGGCGGTCAGACCCTGATTCAGCGTGTTGTTGAGCGGCTGGGCAGGGTGTCGGATGACGTGCTGATTGTGGGCAACCGCCTGGAGCGGTTTGCTGACATGGATGTGCGCTTGGTTGAAGACCTGGTGAAGGGGGCCGGAGCGCTGGGCGGGGTTTACACGGCCGTGCAGGCTTGCCGTCATCCGCGCGTTTTATGCGTGGCGTGCGATATGCCGTTCCTGGATTTGAATCTCATTCGCTATATGTTCCTCATCTCCGCTGGGTACGATGTCGTCATGCCGTATGTGCGTGGGGAGGCAGAGCCGCTACACGCCATTTACAGCAAGACGTGCGTGGCTGCCATCAAGGCCGCTCTGGACGCGGGCGAGCGGCGGATTATCTCCTTCTTGGGGCAGGTGCGCGTCCGCGATGTTCGCGAGGATGAAATCCGGATACTGGATCCCGATTTGCGTTCGTTCTTCAACCTGAACGTTCCTGCGGATTTGACTCGCATGGAAGCCATCCTTGAGGAGCAGAAAACCGAAGCATAA
- a CDS encoding OsmC family protein, with the protein MQFVGETGSGHAIVLDAPPPGGRNTGASPMELLLVGLAGCTAMDVVNILGKKRQPFRGVEVSVQGMQREEPPNYYTDIHVEYVVYGKGVSEKAVEQAIALSEEKYCSAAAMMNKVANITTSFRIVEE; encoded by the coding sequence ATGCAATTCGTGGGCGAGACCGGTTCGGGCCACGCCATCGTTCTGGATGCGCCGCCGCCCGGGGGCAGAAACACGGGTGCCAGTCCCATGGAACTCCTCCTCGTGGGGTTGGCAGGGTGCACGGCTATGGACGTGGTGAACATCCTCGGCAAGAAGCGCCAGCCGTTCCGCGGCGTGGAGGTGAGCGTGCAGGGCATGCAGCGCGAAGAGCCGCCCAATTACTACACCGATATCCATGTGGAATACGTCGTTTACGGCAAGGGCGTGTCCGAGAAGGCTGTGGAGCAGGCCATCGCGCTCTCCGAGGAGAAGTACTGCTCGGCGGCGGCGATGATGAACAAAGTGGCGAACATCACGACATCCTTCCGCATCGTGGAGGAGTGA
- a CDS encoding molybdopterin-dependent oxidoreductase: protein MPTVNLRVNGDWHVLEVGDKESLLDVLRERLHLTGTKNGCGEGHCGACTVIVDGKARRACITRAARLDGSTVWTVEALAQEGHLHPVQQAFVATGAIQCGFCTPGMIMAVKALLDENPRPTRAEIKEVLKGNLCRCTGYVKIIEAVELAADLLAGRAAVESVSGAGVGKSVARPDAVAKATGTAQYAADLFFDGMLYGAVLRSEYPHARILGIDVSQARTLPGVHAVLTAADVPGRKTHGLVVDDWPVFAWDKVRYVGDAIAAVAAETPEIARAALERIRVDYEPLPVVTDPVAALEEGAPRVHEKGNLVSEAKVLRGDAEEAFRNAAVVVEQVYETPFNEHAFLEPETSVAVLQEDGGITVYVGSQIPFSDRAQVAASLALPQEKVRIVQTAVGGAFGGKEDISTQIHAALLAQATGRPVKLTLSRRESIRVHPKRHATRIWMKTAAAADGRLLAMKARIWGDTGAYASLGPHVIKRAATHASGPYEIPNVDIISYTVYTNNPPAGAFRGFGATQAHFAAECQMDTLAERLGISPLELRRRNALHVGATTAAGQVLRDSVGLPDTIERAVAAIPEARVLGDSRRTWQRGGQHGRKVRGWGMACAFKNVGLGGGVADSAGAEVELCEDGALEVRIGAAEVGQGLVSVASQIVGEVMGVKPEDIRLVVGDTALTPDGGATTASRQTFITGNAVRLAALDLKALLAQTAAEMLDSSPDAVEFVDGQVVSGGVRVSLRALAEAARKEGRRPVVRRVYTPPRTVPLGQEGDVHFAYGYATQVAEVEVDLDTGDVRVLRVAAAHDVGKAINPKAVRGQIEGGVVMGIGLALKEELVLNEGRIVSDTLAKYKIPTVDDVPEIIPILVEAPATEGPFGAKGVGEIPSIATVPAIANAIYDATGVRLTRVPIRKEHLREAIRAKLGGESRII from the coding sequence ATGCCGACCGTGAATCTGCGAGTCAATGGCGACTGGCATGTGCTGGAGGTGGGCGACAAGGAGTCGCTGCTGGACGTGCTCCGCGAGCGCCTGCATTTGACCGGCACGAAGAATGGGTGCGGCGAAGGCCACTGCGGGGCCTGTACGGTGATCGTGGACGGCAAGGCGCGGCGAGCCTGCATCACGCGCGCCGCGCGGCTGGACGGGAGCACCGTGTGGACGGTTGAGGCGCTCGCGCAAGAGGGACACCTGCATCCGGTTCAGCAGGCGTTCGTGGCGACGGGCGCCATTCAGTGCGGGTTCTGCACGCCCGGGATGATCATGGCTGTTAAGGCTTTGTTGGATGAGAACCCCCGCCCGACGCGCGCAGAGATCAAGGAGGTCCTGAAGGGGAACCTGTGTCGCTGCACGGGATACGTGAAAATCATTGAGGCCGTGGAACTGGCGGCGGATCTGCTGGCAGGGCGCGCTGCTGTGGAGTCGGTCAGCGGCGCGGGCGTGGGCAAATCGGTGGCGCGGCCCGACGCCGTGGCGAAGGCCACCGGCACGGCGCAATACGCCGCCGACCTGTTCTTTGACGGGATGCTGTACGGGGCAGTCCTGCGGAGCGAATACCCTCATGCGCGCATTCTCGGCATTGACGTGAGCCAGGCGCGCACTCTGCCGGGCGTCCATGCGGTGTTGACGGCGGCCGACGTTCCCGGGCGCAAGACGCACGGCCTTGTGGTGGACGATTGGCCGGTGTTCGCCTGGGACAAGGTGCGCTACGTGGGCGATGCGATTGCCGCTGTGGCCGCCGAGACGCCCGAGATTGCCCGAGCGGCGCTGGAGCGGATCCGCGTTGACTACGAGCCGCTGCCTGTCGTTACCGATCCGGTGGCCGCCCTGGAGGAAGGCGCGCCGCGCGTGCACGAGAAGGGCAATTTGGTCTCGGAGGCGAAGGTGCTGCGGGGAGACGCGGAAGAGGCCTTCCGTAACGCCGCCGTGGTGGTGGAGCAGGTGTATGAGACACCGTTCAATGAGCACGCTTTTCTGGAGCCAGAGACCTCGGTGGCAGTTCTGCAGGAGGATGGCGGGATCACCGTGTACGTAGGCTCACAGATTCCGTTCTCGGATCGGGCGCAGGTGGCCGCGTCGCTGGCGCTTCCGCAGGAGAAGGTTCGCATCGTCCAGACGGCGGTCGGCGGGGCGTTTGGCGGCAAGGAGGACATCAGCACGCAGATTCACGCCGCGTTGCTGGCCCAGGCAACCGGGCGGCCGGTCAAGTTGACCCTGTCGCGGCGCGAATCCATTCGGGTACATCCGAAGCGCCACGCGACGCGCATCTGGATGAAGACGGCTGCGGCGGCGGATGGTCGGCTGCTGGCGATGAAGGCGCGCATCTGGGGCGACACGGGGGCCTATGCGTCCTTGGGCCCGCACGTCATAAAGCGGGCCGCTACCCATGCGTCTGGCCCCTACGAAATCCCCAATGTGGACATCATCTCCTACACCGTGTACACGAACAACCCACCCGCGGGCGCGTTCCGAGGGTTCGGCGCGACACAGGCCCATTTCGCCGCAGAGTGCCAGATGGATACTCTGGCAGAACGACTTGGGATTTCGCCGCTGGAACTGCGCAGGCGGAACGCGCTTCACGTGGGCGCGACAACGGCTGCCGGCCAGGTTCTGCGCGACAGCGTTGGCCTGCCCGATACGATAGAGCGCGCGGTGGCCGCCATTCCCGAAGCGCGCGTCCTGGGCGATTCGCGGCGGACGTGGCAGCGAGGCGGCCAGCATGGGCGCAAGGTGCGCGGTTGGGGCATGGCGTGCGCCTTCAAGAACGTTGGGTTGGGCGGCGGCGTGGCGGATTCAGCCGGGGCCGAGGTGGAGTTGTGCGAAGACGGCGCTTTGGAGGTGCGCATCGGCGCGGCGGAAGTGGGCCAGGGGCTGGTGAGCGTGGCCAGCCAAATCGTGGGCGAGGTCATGGGAGTGAAGCCCGAGGATATCCGGTTGGTCGTTGGTGATACGGCTTTGACGCCGGACGGAGGGGCCACGACTGCTTCGCGACAGACGTTCATCACTGGCAATGCCGTGCGGCTTGCGGCTCTGGACTTGAAAGCGCTCCTTGCGCAAACGGCAGCCGAGATGCTGGACTCGTCGCCAGATGCGGTGGAGTTCGTGGATGGCCAGGTCGTGAGCGGCGGGGTTCGCGTGAGCCTGCGTGCCCTTGCGGAAGCGGCGCGCAAGGAAGGCCGCCGCCCTGTGGTGCGCCGCGTCTATACGCCGCCACGCACTGTGCCCTTGGGGCAGGAAGGCGATGTGCATTTCGCCTACGGGTATGCGACGCAGGTGGCCGAGGTGGAGGTGGATTTGGACACGGGGGATGTCCGCGTGCTTCGCGTGGCCGCGGCTCATGATGTGGGCAAGGCCATCAACCCCAAGGCGGTGCGGGGGCAAATAGAGGGCGGCGTGGTGATGGGCATTGGCCTGGCGCTGAAAGAGGAATTGGTCCTCAACGAGGGCAGGATTGTGTCGGACACGCTGGCGAAATACAAGATTCCCACGGTTGACGATGTGCCCGAGATCATCCCGATTCTGGTGGAGGCGCCTGCGACAGAAGGCCCGTTCGGTGCCAAAGGCGTGGGCGAGATTCCTTCCATCGCCACCGTGCCGGCCATTGCGAATGCCATCTACGATGCGACCGGCGTGCGACTCACCCGCGTCCCGATTCGCAAGGAGCACCTGCGCGAGGCGATTCGTGCGAAGTTGGGTGGCGAGTCTCGGATAATATAA
- a CDS encoding molybdopterin molybdotransferase MoeA, whose protein sequence is MIAVEEAYERIMQAFHPLEAEKVSLWDGLGRVLAEDVYADVNIPPFANSAMDGYAVRAADTAGATRESPVCLKVKGTLAAGQSPDQAVEPGTAIRIMTGAPMPPGADAVVRFENTSEGKGNARMTGTVHEDEVAIYEPVAVNENVRPAGEDIRAGERVLASGTELRPAELGVLASVGRVEFLAYRRPRVAVLATGDELVEPNEPLTPGKIRNSNLYTNAALVQKYGGIPIPLGIARDTVEDLTAKLRRAIDLKVDLILTSAGVSVGEYDVVKDVLNSLGQIDFWQVRMKPGKPLAFGYIQGIPLIGFPGNPVSSMVSFERFARPAILKMQGKRKLRKPVIRAILREDVKGGDRREFKRAIVERVGDAYYARLTGDQGSGILTSMVKANGLAIIPEGTKVVRAGEEVTVEMLDWPEEE, encoded by the coding sequence ATGATTGCAGTTGAAGAAGCCTACGAAAGGATTATGCAGGCCTTCCATCCTTTGGAAGCGGAAAAAGTGTCGCTGTGGGATGGGCTGGGCCGGGTGCTTGCCGAGGATGTGTATGCGGATGTCAACATCCCGCCGTTCGCGAACTCGGCCATGGATGGTTACGCCGTGCGTGCCGCGGATACGGCGGGCGCAACGCGAGAGAGCCCCGTGTGCCTCAAGGTGAAGGGCACCCTGGCCGCAGGACAGTCTCCGGATCAGGCGGTGGAGCCGGGGACTGCGATCCGAATCATGACGGGCGCGCCGATGCCGCCGGGGGCCGATGCCGTCGTACGGTTTGAGAACACGTCGGAGGGCAAGGGGAACGCGCGGATGACCGGAACAGTGCATGAGGACGAGGTAGCGATTTACGAGCCGGTCGCCGTGAATGAGAACGTGCGCCCCGCGGGCGAAGACATCCGCGCCGGCGAGAGGGTGCTGGCCAGTGGCACCGAGTTGCGCCCTGCCGAGTTGGGGGTGCTGGCCTCGGTGGGACGGGTGGAGTTTCTGGCCTACCGTCGGCCGCGGGTGGCGGTGCTGGCGACCGGCGATGAGTTAGTGGAGCCAAACGAGCCGCTGACGCCTGGCAAGATTCGCAACTCCAACCTGTACACGAACGCGGCGCTGGTGCAGAAGTATGGCGGAATCCCAATACCCCTGGGCATCGCCCGCGATACGGTGGAAGATCTGACGGCGAAACTCCGGCGGGCGATAGACCTGAAGGTTGACCTCATTCTGACGTCGGCCGGGGTGTCCGTGGGGGAGTACGATGTGGTGAAGGACGTGCTGAACTCGCTGGGGCAGATTGACTTCTGGCAGGTGCGCATGAAGCCCGGCAAGCCGCTGGCTTTCGGCTATATCCAGGGCATCCCGCTCATCGGCTTTCCGGGGAATCCGGTTTCGTCCATGGTCTCGTTTGAGCGATTTGCCCGGCCAGCCATCCTCAAGATGCAGGGGAAGCGCAAACTGCGCAAGCCGGTCATCCGCGCAATCCTGCGCGAGGACGTGAAAGGGGGCGACCGCCGCGAGTTCAAGCGGGCCATTGTGGAAAGGGTTGGCGATGCCTACTACGCGCGCTTGACGGGTGATCAAGGTTCTGGAATCCTTACGTCCATGGTAAAGGCCAACGGCTTGGCGATCATTCCCGAGGGTACGAAGGTGGTCCGCGCGGGCGAGGAAGTCACCGTGGAAATGCTGGATTGGCCCGAGGAGGAATAG
- the mobB gene encoding molybdopterin-guanine dinucleotide biosynthesis protein B — MGKPPVVSIVGISNVGKTTLMVKLIRELKRRGYRVATIKHDVHGFQMDTPGKDSWKHAEAGSDCVVVASPKGLAMIRRLEHELSLDEIVETLPDVDIVLTEGYKRGNKPKIEVSRAARGTNLLCTEGELIALATDQKHDIRVPQFDLDDATGLVDLLERLYLQDKRQTAGGGGR, encoded by the coding sequence GTGGGCAAGCCGCCAGTGGTCTCCATTGTGGGCATTTCCAACGTGGGGAAGACAACCCTGATGGTGAAACTGATCCGCGAACTGAAGCGGCGGGGCTACCGCGTGGCGACGATCAAGCACGACGTGCATGGGTTCCAGATGGACACGCCGGGCAAAGACTCGTGGAAGCACGCGGAGGCCGGCAGCGATTGTGTCGTAGTGGCGTCGCCGAAGGGGCTGGCCATGATCCGCCGCCTGGAGCACGAGTTGTCTCTGGATGAGATTGTGGAAACATTGCCGGATGTGGACATTGTGTTGACCGAGGGCTACAAGCGGGGCAACAAGCCGAAGATAGAAGTCTCGCGCGCAGCAAGAGGGACGAACCTGCTCTGCACGGAGGGGGAACTGATCGCCTTGGCGACGGATCAGAAACACGATATACGTGTGCCACAGTTTGACTTGGATGATGCGACGGGCCTTGTGGACCTTCTTGAGCGGCTTTACCTCCAAGATAAGAGGCAGACTGCTGGGGGAGGTGGAAGATGA